The Candidatus Sericytochromatia bacterium sequence TGAACTTGCCGTACCCGCCGAACTTGAGCCGGTAGGTGGCGAAAATATCGACCCCCGGCGCACACAGCGCGGTGGTTTTGCCGTAGTTCGAGAAGCGGGCCTTGCGGTCATCCGGCGTCACGGCGGCCACCTCGACGACCCCCGCGAAGGTGCTGGGCAGATGAGGACGCTTCAAGGGATCGTTCTCGCGATTCTCGTTCCCGGCCGAGGCCACCAGCAGGACATCCCGTTCGAGCGCGTACTTCAGTGCCGCCTCGAAGAGCGGCGAGCTTTCCCCGGCCCCGAAGCTCATCGACACCACGCGCGCACCCGCATCCACCGCGTGAACCAGCCCGGCCGCGAAGGTCGCGTCGTCACCCCGGCCCTGCGCATCCATGATCTTGACCACCAGCAAGGGGGCCTGCGGTGCCACGCCGGCCACGCCTTGCCCGTTGTCGGCCGCCGCCGCGGCGATGCCGGCCACGTGGTTGCCGTGGCCGTAATCGTCCTCAGGGGGGGCATTCGAGTCGAGGACATTACGACTGGCCGGATGGATCCGACCGGTGAATTCAGGATGGGTCGTATCGATGCCGGTGTCGAGAATCGCCAAAGGCGTGCGCGCCTCCCCCCGGGTGATGGGCCAGGCATCGAAGGCCTGAATTTGCGGCAAGTGGGTCTGCTTGGAGACGAGCGGGTCATTCGGCCACGCAGGCGCGCCGCCATGAGTCTGGGGGGCGCCCGCCAGTCCCTCCGCGCGAATCGCCACGGTCGGATGAGCCCAGACCACCTCCTGCTCCCGGCCGAGCACCTGTACCAGGTTCGCGGCCGTCTGATGCGGCGGCGTCTCGAGAATCCAGACCCCCAGGGGGGCAATCCGGGCCACCTCGCGAACCCCGCTGGCCAGATGCCGCCCCAGGATGCCTACCCCGGCCTGCTCTCGCAAGCGCACCGCCACCCGTCGCACGGCCCGACCCGCCCCATCGAAACGTGCCGCCTGGGCGGACCAGCTCGACTGTGACTCGGCCTGGGGCGCTCGGAGCACGGGCGACGAACAGGCCAGCAGACCAGCTAGGGCGAGGATGGAACTGAACGACAGTCGCAACAGGGTCATGACCAACTCCAGATGGCGGGCACGCGGCGCAAAATTTAAGACTATATTAAGATGCCTTAAAGTTAAGGGTTTTACAAGCCCCGTGCGGACCGCCACGCCGCCAGAGCCAGCGACGCAGGTCCACCCGATGGTCCTGGCAAAAACAGGCCTTCCCGATCGCGAAGGCCTGCGGCA is a genomic window containing:
- a CDS encoding S8 family serine peptidase, which encodes MTLLRLSFSSILALAGLLACSSPVLRAPQAESQSSWSAQAARFDGAGRAVRRVAVRLREQAGVGILGRHLASGVREVARIAPLGVWILETPPHQTAANLVQVLGREQEVVWAHPTVAIRAEGLAGAPQTHGGAPAWPNDPLVSKQTHLPQIQAFDAWPITRGEARTPLAILDTGIDTTHPEFTGRIHPASRNVLDSNAPPEDDYGHGNHVAGIAAAAADNGQGVAGVAPQAPLLVVKIMDAQGRGDDATFAAGLVHAVDAGARVVSMSFGAGESSPLFEAALKYALERDVLLVASAGNENRENDPLKRPHLPSTFAGVVEVAAVTPDDRKARFSNYGKTTALCAPGVDIFATYRLKFGGYGKFSGTSMATPMVAALATMVRGLHPDWSAARVREQLERTADDLGRPGRDDLFGAGRINCARAVGALP